The genomic region ATTTAAAAGTAGAAATTCTATCGTTTTAAGTAACAAAAGTTAAATTTCAAACGCTTTTAAAATAGAGTCCATAAAATTCTAAAGCTTTTTATTCTTACTATGTCTAATTATTAAAAAAATAATATCTTGTGCTCCGTTTTAAAGAACAATAACAATTAATTTTAACGATAATGAGAACTCTTACTGCTACTCTTATTTTATTAGCAATATGCATAGCTAGCCCCCTTACTGCACAAAGTAAGAAAGAATTAAAAGAACAAGTTTCTACGCTTAACGATAGGCTTAAAGATTGTAAAAAAACGGAAGGTGAACTTACCGTAGCCCAAAACAAAGTTGCCAGTTTAAACGCTCAAGTAGACCAATTGGAGGAAACCAACAAAGGCTTGTTGAATAATATGAATAAGTTTTTATCTACTTCTACCCAACAATCCAATAGCATTAGTAGAACGTTGGAAGCCCTTCGTAAAAAGGAAAATCAAATTAAAGGAATAAGGGATAATTTTAGTTCTCAAGATTCTATTGCATTTTTGGTTTTATCTGATTTTAAAAGAACTTTAGGAGAAAATGCCCAAATTGGAGTTGAAAAAGGATCGATCATCGTTAAAATGGACAATCCTTATTTGTTTGGAGGCAAAGAAGGGAATTCTGTTGTAGAGGAATCTGCAAAAGACTTTTTAAGTAGAATAGCTGCTACGGCCAAAAAATACAACACCTTGAAGATTTCTGTAGAAACTGGTGGTGGCGATTGGGGCATTAACGCCTTAAGAGCATCCTCTGTGGCAAAACTTTTCCAAGAAGAATACGAAGTGAACGGGTCTAGAATTAAAGTAACCACAAAAGGAAATGGGCAAGACTACACATTAGTGCACTTGCATCCTGGCTTCAATGATTTCTATTTGGAAATAAGGGAAGAATTTAAAAATAGTAACTAAAAATATTACTATTTTATTACATTATTTTAATCCCCATGCGATGTCAAATTGTTTGGGGATTTTTTTATGAAACGCTATTTCCTCTTCTGTTTTTTTTATTACTTTTTCACTTAAAACTTCCTTATTTTTAATTTTAATTGTCATTTTATTGAAAACTTGATGCCTATTTTTTAAATTAGTGCAAAGATTAATACCTAAATTAATTGACTAACACTACGTAATAACCCCTAACCATGATTGAGCAAATCGATTCCCCTTATTTTATTCCTGCCATCGCCATCGTTGCCTTTATAGTTGGACTGCTCATAGGAAGAGCTTTAAAAAATAACAAATATCAAAGTGAAATTGAAAAGTGCCAAATAGAAAAGAGCCGACTTTCCAACCACATTAAAAATGAATCTATTTCTTTTACTGAAGACAATACCATAAAAGCAGTACAAACAAGAGGAAGAAGTGGAATGGCCCTAGAAACAGATCTCAAGGTAGCCACCATTAAAAAGAGCAATACCACCCCTAAATTGGATTTTAATAGTATTGGGATTGCTTCCGAAGAAGCTAAAGATGATTTAAAGAAGATTGAAGGTATTGGTGCTTTTATTGAAAAAAAACTGAACAGCATCGGTATCTATAAATACGATCAACTAAGCCGGATAACAGATAAAGATATTGAAGTGATCACGGAGCTTATTGAGTTTTTTCCGGGTAGAATAAAGAGGGATGATTGGCGTGGAAAAGCACAACAATTAAAAGAAAATTTAAACAAAAAAGAAGGTGTTTAAATAAGCTAAAAAGTATCAAGCTGAACCTGGACTATTATCTGCAATATAGCAAAAACAAGCACCTTAAGGGTTAAAGCATATTTCTTCAACAGGTTCAACTTGACAATTTCATCTATTGGTTTCCTAAAATGATAGGCAAACCTTTATCGCCACCACCAATAACAATAACTTTAGTATTAGGGGACTCGGAAAGTTTTGTAGTAGCCTCAATTCCTTTATCCTGCAGGATTTTATCTGTTAAGGAAGCACTTAAAATCTGGTTGGCATCTGCTTTACCTTGAGCTTCAATAATTTGTTTCTTGGCTTCTTTTTCTGCTTTTTCTATTCTAAACTCATACTCCAAAGACTCTTGTTCTTGACGGAGTTTTCGCTCGATAGCGTCTTTAATTGTAGGCGGCAAGGTAATATCGCGCACTAGAACTTCGTTTAATTGTACATATTGTTCCTTTAAAATTTCCTTGGTTTCATCAAAAACTTCTTTTTGGATGGCATCCCGCTTACTCGAATACAACTGTTCTGGAGTGTATCGACCAACCACACTTCTCGCAGCAGATCTTATGGCAGGTTGCAATACCCGAGGCACATAATCGATTCCCTTTTCTTGATGTAAAGAACCTAGATTCTCGTACTGTGGTTGAAACCAAACGGATGCGTCCAGCTTAATTTCCAATCCGTTTGAAGACAATACTTGCATTTTTTCAGAAATTTCTTGCTGCCTCACTTCATAAACAAAAACCTTGTTCCAAGGGGCTACTAAATGAAACCCTTCCGATAATGGTGGCTCATCTGTTACCACTCCGTTCCCAAATGTTTTAAATAATACGCCAGCTTCCCCCGAATCGATAGTTATGGTAGATTTTGCCACAAAAACAATTAAGGCTATGGCTATGATAATAATAGGTATTCCAATTTTAGGTAATTTATCCATTTTAAATATTTGTGATTTTTAAAGTTTCTATTTTAGTTTTATCCATTATCAATGAATCCTGGATACAGGGTCATTCCTCCATCCACAAATAAAGTGGTTCCATTAACGTATTCCGATTTATCCGAAGCCAACCAAACAGCTGCTTCTGCAATATCTTCTGGCTCTCCTAGCCTATTATAAGGAATTAATTTTAATAAATGCTTATGTTTTTCATCATCTTTCCAAACATCTTCATTTATCGGGGTTTTAATGGCTCCGGGAGCAATACTGTTTACCCGTATAAGCTTGTTTGCCGTTTCTTGGGACAAAGAGCGCATCAACTCCGTGAGTCCGCCTTTAGAAGCCGAGTAATTTATATGCCCCGCCCATGGGATTTCTTGATGGACAGAACTCATAAAGATTATTTTGCCAGCAGATTTACTTATTCCTTCCACCACGCCCCGCTTCAAAAAATATTTTACGGCCTGTTTGGCACAGAGAAAAGCCCCTGTTAGATTGGTGCGTATTACCGCATTCCATTGGTCTAAGGTCATTTCCTCAAAAGGGGCATCTTTTTGTATGCCTGCATTGCTTACTAGAATATCCAAATTATCATATTCATCATAAACAGCCTTGAACATTCTTAAAACATCTTCTTCACTGCCAACATCTGCTTGAATCGCGAAAGCGCTTCTACCAATATCCTTGATTTTCTGTACAACATCCTCAGCACCTTCTTTATCAGAATAATAATTTACAGCTACCTGCGCTCCTTCTTTTGCCAAATAAAAAGCTACCGATTTTCCAATGCCAGAGCTTGCCCCTGTAACCAATGCTACCTGATTTTTTAACAATCCCATATTATATGAATTAAATGAGTCCGTAGTATTTTCTTAAAAACCATTCGGCCGCCAGTGTTATTGAAAGAAAAATTAGCAACCATTTCCAGTCTATTAAAGGTACGATATTTTCTTTACTTTTTTGGATTGTTTGGTAACGGGAATCGTTGATAAGCAGTTTTTTAACGTTCTCGAAATCGTTGCTATAAAACATTTCCCCTCCGGTATTTTCTGCAAGTTTTAAAAGCCTATCGGTATCTGGGTTGACGAACTGTTGTTCCACATTATAATCTAGAATGGTGAAGCTTCCGGTTTTTGTAATCTTTTCTGAAGTCTCCCTTACCGTGAAATTGTAATTGGCCGCCGGTAGCGAACTTAAATCTACTTCATAAGAATTTCCTTTGAAAAGCATAGGGAAAGTAACAGAAGAACCTTCGACTTTATCTTCAACACTAATCTCTAAAGAGGCATTCGGGTCGAATTCATAATTTTTATCGTAATAAGAAGCCGTAATTTTAACATTGCCATTGCCGTAGTAAAACGATTCATTGCTAACGGTTAAACGTTCCCTTTTTTTGTTGGAGGCTAGGAATTGCAATAGTTTGCCAAAAAAACCATCGAATTCCTCTGTACTATTATTTTCCAAATAGCTAGCTGCCCGCCATTTCCAAATCCCTTCTCCCAATAATACGGCGGCTTTTTGATTGTTGTTACCAAAAGTAGCCAGCAAGGGTTGTGGTGTTACCACCGACCCTATTTTTTTAAAAAGTAAAACCTGATGTGCAGACAGAAAATCCACTCCGCCCATATTCGATAGCAATGGCGGGAATTCTTCAAAATTTATGTCTTTTACTTGAAACGGACTGAAACCAGTATTGAAATCAGCCAAAACATCTTCTTCACCCGGACTTATGTCATGGTTAAATCCCAACTCCATAGCGTTTAAAAAACGCCAATTAGTATCTTCTCCAGAAATTAACCAATAATTCAGTTTTCTATCTTTTATTTGTTCAAGAATGTTTTTAAAAGCCACGTTGGGCTGATAAAGAATATAAAGCTGAAATTCGTCTTTGACGACCTTGAAGTCACTCACATTTATAATTGTTGCTTTTCTAAACTGATTACTTTCAATTATCTTTTTTAATGCTCCAATATCTGGGTGAAGCACATCAGACACAATTGCAATATTGTTTTTTTGATCGATTACCTCAATAGCAGTGAGTTTCTTGTTGTTATCTGTATTCTTTTCTTCGGAAAGAGGTTCTACTACCGCTTCTAATCTTCGAACCCCCACCCTATCGGCCAGCAATTCTGTTTGAATTACCTCCGAGCGATTATTGGCGTCAAAAGAAACTTTCTGTGAAAAAACAGTTTGGTTTCCGTCCATAATTTTAAAATTGGAGGAAACAGAGGTTGTTCCTTCGTAACTCAAGAAAACCTCGATGGGATATTTATTTTTTAGATAAGCATATTTGTTTATGTTCAGGGAGGAAATTTTAAGATCGTTGTAGGTTGTAGAATCCCCCATTACTACAGGGTACACGGCTTGTTTTAATCGGTCGGTAAAGTACTGGTAATCGGTTCCAAAAGTTTGGTTTCCATCCGAGAGCAATAAAATAGCCCCACTGCTATTTTTTGTTACTTTTTCTAAAGCACTTAAAGAAGCTGCAATGTTGGTTTGTTTCCCTTTAAAAGAAATACTATCTGAAGCACGAAGGTCTTCATCGAATGCATAAGTGCTTACTAAAAACTTCTCATTTAAATCTTTATCATTTCTTATTCTATTATAAACTTCCGAGGCGATGGAATCATAGCCAAGCTCTTTTATAGAGGCCGAGTTGTCCATAAGTACAGAAAGAGTAGGTTTTTCGGGATAGTATGTTTTACTCTTTATTTCTGGAGCGATGAGCAGTATTAAAATGGTAAGAATGGTAAGAAACCGCAAGCCGGCCATTAAAAAATAAGCCTTTCCAGTCATTTTTTTACGGTATAGAAAGTATGTAAGCAGGAAGGCTACTATTACAGCTGCAATCAAATAAAGAAATGTTTTTGTTTCCGTCATTAAGTGAATTCGGTTTAGTGCATAAACGATGAAAGTTTATAAAGCTCTTAACTTTTTAGCAGATAAGCAACTCTATAAACTTTCATTCAATATTAAAATTTTATTATCTAGGTAAGCATCCCTCCGTCTACCTGTAAAACTTGGCCGGTGATGTAGTTCGACATATCAGACCCCAAGAACACGCAAGCATTGGCAATATCTTCTGGCTGCCCTCCCCTTTTAAGCGGAATGGCATCTCTCCATCCTTGAACCACTTTTTCATCTAAAGCCCCTGTCATTTCAGTTTCAATAAAGCCTGGAGCTACCACATTACTTCGGATGTTTCTAGAACCCAATTCCAAAGCAACCGATTTGGAGAAACCAATTATCCCAGCTTTAGAAGCAGCGTAGTTCGTCTGACCCGCATTTCCTTTCACCCCAACTACCGAGCTCATGTTGATAATAGATCCTTTACGTTGTTTCAACATGGTTCTTTGAACAGCTTTGGTCATATTAAAAACTGATTTTAAATTGACCTCTATAACCTTATCGAAATCTTCTTCAGAAATACGCATCAACAAATTGTCTTTGGTAATTCCTGCATTATTTACCAAAATATCTATAGCTCCAAAATCTTTTAAAACTTCATCCACCAATTCCTGGGATTCTGTAAAACTGGCTGCGTTGCTTTTATAGGCTTTTGCTTTTACGCCAAGATCTACAAGTTCTTTTTCCAATTCTTTAGCAGGTCCTTCAGACGAGCTGTATGTAAAAGCCACATTTGCACCTTGTTTTGCAAAAACTTCTGCAATTCCTTTTCCTATCCCTCGGCTTGCACCAGTAATGATGGCAGTTTTACCTTCTAAAAGTTTCATCTTTATATTTAGATTTTATTTGTTTGTTATTGTTTATCAAATATAGCAAATCCCATTTTTATGAAACAACAAACCCTGCAAAATTGCAGGGTTTGTTTAAATATTGTTTAAGACTACGTTTTTATTGGTTTTGGTTTTTCATAATTAAATAGATCATCTACATCCATTTCTTTTATGTCCCCTAATTTTTTAAGGGCTTTCATATCGACATCTTTTTTGTTTCCAATAACCATTACATCATAGGTTTCGCCTTTTATATTCTCATTAAAAAAGGTTTTCAAATCCTCGAAAGTCATTTTTTCAATCTCATTATACATAGCTTGACGATTGTCTTCTGTAATCCCTCGTTTCTTTAAGCGTTCGTATTCCCAGAAAATATCCTGTTTCGTAATTCTTTCTGCTGCCAGTTGTTTTAAAGTAGATTCTTTGGCTGCCTTAAACTGTTTTTCTGCCTCCGGCATATTAGTCATTAACTCCATCATCGCTTCCACTGCTTCTGGCATCTTGTTTGCCTGAGTCCCGATATAAGCATAGGTATAATTTGGTTTACCTTCTTCTGTAGCATTACTATAAGAGGCAAAAGCAGAATACGCTAAGGATTTAGACTCCCTAATCTCCTGAAAAACTATAGACGACAACCCTCCTCCAAAATAGGTATTGAACAAAGAAGCTGCGGCCATTTCTTCAGGATCAAAAACCTCTCCTTTAGCTAAAAACAACATTTCACCCTGCACCATATCGTAGTCTACAAAATAAACATTGCCCCCAGTTTCTTTCTCCAAAAACAACTTACTGTCTGGGTATTCTTCCAGTTTTTCTGGTACTTGATGCTTTTCATTGATAGCGGCAACCGCACCTTCTACATTATTTCCGTAGTAGAATATACGTTGCTTAAAATTTTTCAAGTTTTTAAATTCGTCTACCAAATCTTGTGGATTGAGTTCCTTCAGCTCCTCTATAGTATAAATATCCCGTAGACTGGAGTTTTCTGCATATTTACCGTAGTTCATCAATCCATTCCATAAAATATTGCTTTTATTGGCTTTACCATCCTCACGTCTTTTACCTATGCTTTGCACATACTTGTCATACGATTCTTGATCGGCTACGGCATGAGACCATAAATGCTCTAGTAAATCCAAACCTTTATCCATATTTTCACTAAGCCCGCTTACCGTAACATAAGACTTATCGTCTCCAGCCCTAACGCCATAATTAATCCCCAAACGGTAAAATTGTTTCTTCAACTCTTCTGGGGAGTAGGTATCGGTACCTACATATTCTATGTAATTCATGGCGATAGGCAATTTTTTATCATTGTCTTTCCCCATATCGAAAATGATATTCATTTCCGCTAAATCGTTTGTATTGTTCTCCACATAAGAAACCTCTAATCCGTTTTCTGTACCCGTTTCCTTGATAGCCTCTTGGTAATTGATGGTTTGCGGTTTTATGGCCGGCGATTCAATTTTGGTGAACGCTTGTAAAAATTTAGACTCTTCGTCCCTATTTAAATCAATTGGAGTAATTTTAGGGTTTTCCACTTTAACTAGTCCCTTACTTTCCCCTTGTTTCTTGTAAATTACCACATAGTTATCTTTGTAAAACTCATTGGCAAAGGTTACTAAATCTTCTTTGGTTATTTTTCTAAGTTCTTCCAGTTTACTCACTTCGTCTTCCCAATCCTGAAAATGAACAAAGGCATCGACATAAGCATAAGCAACTGCTGATGGATTTTCGTATTGTCTTATTTCTGAAAGTTTGAGATCGTTTACCACTGCTTCTATCATCCAATCGTCAAAATTACCCTTTTTAACTTCTTCAATCTGAGCCAACAATAAATCCTTGACTTCCTCAAGGGACTGATTGCTTTTGGGGTAACCGTAAAGCGTGTGGGCGCCATAATCGTTATTAAAACTAGGGTAAGAACCCGCACGCTGTACTTTTTGTTTTTGGTTAAGGTTTAAATCTATCAATCCTGCTTGACTATTACTTAATATCATATCGATTAAAGTAATATACTTTTCATCTTTCGTACCGATACCCGGTGTACGAAACCCAATGCTCACCCGTGCTGCTTCGGGTCCAAAAACTTCTTTTTGAATGGGTGCTGTAATAGGCTCTTCGGTTGGTCTTTCGGGATAACTAACCTCTTTCGGTTTATAATTTCCAAATGCTTCGCTTACCTTTTTTATGGTTTCGTCGAATTCTAAATCCCCTACCAAAATAACGGCCATATTATTCGGTATGTAATATTTATTGAAATAGTCGTTAATGGCAACCATGGAAGGATTCTTTAAATGCTCAGAAACTCCAATCGTTGGCTGTTGACCATAAGGATGATTTGGAAAGAGCGTTCTTTGCATTTCATAATACTCTTTACGGTAATCGTTATCTTGGGCCCTGTTGAATTCTTCGTAAACTGCTTCCAATTCTGTATGGAACAAGCGCAAAACAAGCTGACTAAATCGTTCGCTTTCCAATTTCAACCATTTGTCAAACTCATTGGATGGAATTTTATTGGTATACACGGTCTCTTCGTTGGAAGTCCAAGCATTGGTACCTTCGGCCCCTAATGAACTCACCATTTTGTCGTATTCGTTGGCTATGGATATTTTGGAAGCTAATTGGGAAACACTATCTATCTCACGATAGATGTCATTTTTTTTAAGGGAATCTTTTTCCATTTTATGAGCCTCATACAAATCTGATATCTGCTGAAGGAGAACCTTCTCTTCCTCCCAATTGGTTGTGCCAATTTCGTCAGTTCCTTTAAAAACCATATGCTCCAAGTAATGAGCCAATCCGGTATTATCGGAAGGATCGTAAACGGAACCAGCCCTAACCGGAATAAAGGTCTGAATTTTGGGTTCGTCTGTATTCCGGCTAAGATATACCTTCAATCCGTTTTCCAACGTATATAGTCTTAATCCTGTGGGATCGTTTGCCACCGTTTCATACGTAAACCCATTCGCATCGGTATGGGTTTCTGTTGCAGTCTTGTTTTCTTTGTCTTTATCACAACTAATTAAAAGTGAAAGTGATAAAAACAAGATCAGTTTATAAGCTTGTCGAATCATAATGAAATAGAGAATTGATTACATAAAAAAATCCATCCCCGAAAAATTCAAGGATGGATAAATATATAGATAATATTTTATATTTCTCTTTTTAGCCGATAACTTCTGCTACTTTTTTACCAATTTCCGCAGGAGAGTCCACTAC from Galbibacter sp. BG1 harbors:
- a CDS encoding prohibitin family protein: MDKLPKIGIPIIIIAIALIVFVAKSTITIDSGEAGVLFKTFGNGVVTDEPPLSEGFHLVAPWNKVFVYEVRQQEISEKMQVLSSNGLEIKLDASVWFQPQYENLGSLHQEKGIDYVPRVLQPAIRSAARSVVGRYTPEQLYSSKRDAIQKEVFDETKEILKEQYVQLNEVLVRDITLPPTIKDAIERKLRQEQESLEYEFRIEKAEKEAKKQIIEAQGKADANQILSASLTDKILQDKGIEATTKLSESPNTKVIVIGGGDKGLPIILGNQ
- a CDS encoding SDR family oxidoreductase; its protein translation is MGLLKNQVALVTGASSGIGKSVAFYLAKEGAQVAVNYYSDKEGAEDVVQKIKDIGRSAFAIQADVGSEEDVLRMFKAVYDEYDNLDILVSNAGIQKDAPFEEMTLDQWNAVIRTNLTGAFLCAKQAVKYFLKRGVVEGISKSAGKIIFMSSVHQEIPWAGHINYSASKGGLTELMRSLSQETANKLIRVNSIAPGAIKTPINEDVWKDDEKHKHLLKLIPYNRLGEPEDIAEAAVWLASDKSEYVNGTTLFVDGGMTLYPGFIDNG
- a CDS encoding VWA domain-containing protein produces the protein MTETKTFLYLIAAVIVAFLLTYFLYRKKMTGKAYFLMAGLRFLTILTILILLIAPEIKSKTYYPEKPTLSVLMDNSASIKELGYDSIASEVYNRIRNDKDLNEKFLVSTYAFDEDLRASDSISFKGKQTNIAASLSALEKVTKNSSGAILLLSDGNQTFGTDYQYFTDRLKQAVYPVVMGDSTTYNDLKISSLNINKYAYLKNKYPIEVFLSYEGTTSVSSNFKIMDGNQTVFSQKVSFDANNRSEVIQTELLADRVGVRRLEAVVEPLSEEKNTDNNKKLTAIEVIDQKNNIAIVSDVLHPDIGALKKIIESNQFRKATIINVSDFKVVKDEFQLYILYQPNVAFKNILEQIKDRKLNYWLISGEDTNWRFLNAMELGFNHDISPGEEDVLADFNTGFSPFQVKDINFEEFPPLLSNMGGVDFLSAHQVLLFKKIGSVVTPQPLLATFGNNNQKAAVLLGEGIWKWRAASYLENNSTEEFDGFFGKLLQFLASNKKRERLTVSNESFYYGNGNVKITASYYDKNYEFDPNASLEISVEDKVEGSSVTFPMLFKGNSYEVDLSSLPAANYNFTVRETSEKITKTGSFTILDYNVEQQFVNPDTDRLLKLAENTGGEMFYSNDFENVKKLLINDSRYQTIQKSKENIVPLIDWKWLLIFLSITLAAEWFLRKYYGLI
- the fabG gene encoding 3-oxoacyl-[acyl-carrier-protein] reductase, which translates into the protein MKLLEGKTAIITGASRGIGKGIAEVFAKQGANVAFTYSSSEGPAKELEKELVDLGVKAKAYKSNAASFTESQELVDEVLKDFGAIDILVNNAGITKDNLLMRISEEDFDKVIEVNLKSVFNMTKAVQRTMLKQRKGSIINMSSVVGVKGNAGQTNYAASKAGIIGFSKSVALELGSRNIRSNVVAPGFIETEMTGALDEKVVQGWRDAIPLKRGGQPEDIANACVFLGSDMSNYITGQVLQVDGGMLT
- a CDS encoding M16 family metallopeptidase; its protein translation is MIRQAYKLILFLSLSLLISCDKDKENKTATETHTDANGFTYETVANDPTGLRLYTLENGLKVYLSRNTDEPKIQTFIPVRAGSVYDPSDNTGLAHYLEHMVFKGTDEIGTTNWEEEKVLLQQISDLYEAHKMEKDSLKKNDIYREIDSVSQLASKISIANEYDKMVSSLGAEGTNAWTSNEETVYTNKIPSNEFDKWLKLESERFSQLVLRLFHTELEAVYEEFNRAQDNDYRKEYYEMQRTLFPNHPYGQQPTIGVSEHLKNPSMVAINDYFNKYYIPNNMAVILVGDLEFDETIKKVSEAFGNYKPKEVSYPERPTEEPITAPIQKEVFGPEAARVSIGFRTPGIGTKDEKYITLIDMILSNSQAGLIDLNLNQKQKVQRAGSYPSFNNDYGAHTLYGYPKSNQSLEEVKDLLLAQIEEVKKGNFDDWMIEAVVNDLKLSEIRQYENPSAVAYAYVDAFVHFQDWEDEVSKLEELRKITKEDLVTFANEFYKDNYVVIYKKQGESKGLVKVENPKITPIDLNRDEESKFLQAFTKIESPAIKPQTINYQEAIKETGTENGLEVSYVENNTNDLAEMNIIFDMGKDNDKKLPIAMNYIEYVGTDTYSPEELKKQFYRLGINYGVRAGDDKSYVTVSGLSENMDKGLDLLEHLWSHAVADQESYDKYVQSIGKRREDGKANKSNILWNGLMNYGKYAENSSLRDIYTIEELKELNPQDLVDEFKNLKNFKQRIFYYGNNVEGAVAAINEKHQVPEKLEEYPDSKLFLEKETGGNVYFVDYDMVQGEMLFLAKGEVFDPEEMAAASLFNTYFGGGLSSIVFQEIRESKSLAYSAFASYSNATEEGKPNYTYAYIGTQANKMPEAVEAMMELMTNMPEAEKQFKAAKESTLKQLAAERITKQDIFWEYERLKKRGITEDNRQAMYNEIEKMTFEDLKTFFNENIKGETYDVMVIGNKKDVDMKALKKLGDIKEMDVDDLFNYEKPKPIKT